From the Cohaesibacter sp. ES.047 genome, one window contains:
- the hemN gene encoding oxygen-independent coproporphyrinogen III oxidase — MTDVTLKYASRAVPRYTSYPTAPHFSSEFGAETYAEWLKTVDRSVPISLYLHVPFCQSMCHYCGCYTKVTKKEKPLQDYADMLVREVALVAGKLPKGQPVSHIHWGGGTPSILPRDAFMRVVDAIRAHFTFTDGMEHAIELDPRTVTDELADTLRLAGINRTSLGVQDFDLKVQEAVGRVQPYSRVKEAVEALRSVGIEEINLDLMYGLPHQSRETIRNTVELTASLDPSRLALFGYAHVPWMKKHQRLVPEELLPDASERIALFDDATTALQDHGYEKIGLDHFAKSDDPLAIAAREGSMRRNFQGYTTDEAEFLIGLGASSIGKMPQGYVQNSPDFAGWIRAVEAGELPISRGINMDQDDRARAAIIMSIMTAYAVDVEAVARDFNVPLSPLQACYPALEELQADGVCARDGNRLSVTHAGRPLVRLVASAFDAYLQTGKGRHSVAV, encoded by the coding sequence ATGACCGATGTGACCTTGAAATATGCCTCGCGCGCCGTGCCGCGCTACACCTCCTATCCCACTGCACCGCACTTCTCTTCGGAGTTCGGGGCGGAGACCTATGCCGAGTGGCTGAAGACCGTTGATCGCAGCGTGCCGATTTCTCTTTATCTGCACGTGCCCTTCTGCCAGTCCATGTGCCACTATTGCGGCTGCTATACCAAGGTCACCAAGAAAGAAAAGCCGCTGCAGGATTATGCGGATATGCTGGTGCGCGAAGTGGCGCTGGTGGCAGGGAAATTGCCCAAGGGACAGCCCGTCAGTCACATCCACTGGGGTGGCGGAACGCCATCCATTCTGCCTCGGGATGCCTTCATGCGTGTGGTCGATGCCATCCGCGCTCACTTCACCTTCACTGACGGCATGGAACATGCGATTGAGCTTGATCCGCGCACAGTGACTGACGAGCTTGCCGACACTTTGCGCCTCGCAGGCATCAACCGAACCAGTCTGGGGGTTCAGGATTTTGACCTCAAGGTGCAGGAAGCCGTGGGACGCGTGCAGCCCTATAGCCGCGTGAAAGAAGCGGTTGAGGCTCTTCGGTCCGTTGGCATCGAGGAAATCAATCTTGATCTGATGTATGGGTTGCCGCACCAGAGCCGGGAAACCATCCGCAACACGGTCGAACTCACAGCAAGCCTTGATCCGTCTCGTCTGGCCCTGTTCGGATATGCGCATGTGCCCTGGATGAAAAAACATCAAAGGCTCGTGCCCGAAGAGCTGCTGCCCGATGCGTCCGAACGCATAGCCCTCTTTGACGACGCCACCACGGCTTTGCAAGACCATGGCTACGAGAAGATCGGGCTCGATCACTTTGCCAAGTCCGATGACCCGCTCGCAATTGCCGCACGGGAAGGTTCCATGCGGCGCAATTTTCAGGGCTACACCACAGACGAAGCCGAGTTCCTGATTGGCCTTGGCGCATCCTCCATCGGAAAAATGCCGCAAGGCTATGTGCAGAACAGCCCTGACTTCGCAGGGTGGATCCGAGCTGTTGAAGCCGGAGAACTGCCAATTTCACGCGGCATCAACATGGATCAGGACGACCGCGCTCGGGCCGCAATCATCATGTCGATCATGACGGCCTATGCGGTGGATGTCGAAGCAGTGGCCCGCGATTTCAATGTGCCGCTGAGCCCGCTGCAAGCTTGCTATCCGGCACTGGAAGAGCTTCAGGCGGACGGTGTCTGTGCGCGGGACGGGAACCGCCTCAGTGTCACACATGCCGGACGCCCTCTTGTGCGGCTCGTCGCATCCGCCTTTGACGCCTATCTTCAAACCGGAAAGGGTCGGCATTCCGTTGCTGTCTAG
- a CDS encoding alpha/beta hydrolase, which produces MTEVTVVSTQRNRRKREPQIHNAALLGMVRPVMAAMMLGALLAGCAAPTGIRFAQTPTISLETESIVVATTRVPKGHADFTGERAGKLQYASYQVSIPPGHKIGEIEWPRSKPDPKKYFAVASTKPLTGSSMFSAQINADLAAGSSPQARGKREATLFAHGYNTDFSEALYRAAQIKHDFDMTAPMALFSWPSAGSPGLYIYDRDSVKASRDQLVSVIKALAASKVDHITLMAHSLGTELLMESLRQVALANNGRLPSKIQSVVLISPDIDMDVFNSQLATIRTLPKNFVILVSARDRALQLSSLLAGDTGRVGNSLDETRIKREGITVVDVTGFDGGDSMNHMTAVTAPSLVALLKGVAMSGKKTAVFENSNDANLPGTLINTATLPLDLVVKTTRTIFDQ; this is translated from the coding sequence ATGACAGAGGTGACGGTGGTGTCAACCCAGCGCAATCGGCGGAAAAGAGAGCCTCAGATTCACAACGCTGCCCTGCTTGGGATGGTCCGGCCTGTGATGGCTGCAATGATGCTGGGTGCCCTGCTTGCGGGCTGCGCCGCGCCGACCGGCATCCGGTTTGCCCAAACCCCGACCATCTCGCTTGAAACCGAAAGCATCGTTGTTGCGACGACCCGCGTGCCCAAAGGCCATGCCGATTTCACCGGCGAGCGGGCAGGCAAGCTTCAGTATGCCTCGTATCAGGTTTCCATTCCGCCGGGCCACAAGATCGGCGAGATAGAATGGCCGCGCAGCAAGCCAGATCCGAAAAAGTATTTTGCCGTCGCCTCAACCAAACCGCTCACCGGTTCATCCATGTTCAGTGCGCAGATCAACGCCGATCTGGCAGCCGGTTCATCGCCCCAAGCCCGCGGCAAGCGCGAGGCAACGTTGTTCGCGCACGGCTATAATACCGACTTTTCCGAAGCCCTTTATCGCGCCGCACAAATCAAGCATGACTTTGACATGACCGCTCCGATGGCACTGTTCAGCTGGCCGTCGGCAGGCAGCCCCGGGCTCTATATTTATGACAGGGACAGTGTAAAGGCCTCTCGCGATCAGCTTGTCAGTGTCATCAAGGCGCTCGCGGCGAGCAAGGTGGATCATATCACACTGATGGCCCATTCGCTCGGCACGGAGCTTTTGATGGAGAGCCTGCGGCAAGTCGCGCTTGCGAACAATGGGCGCCTGCCCTCCAAGATACAGTCGGTCGTGCTGATTTCACCCGATATCGACATGGATGTCTTCAACAGCCAACTGGCAACCATCCGCACTCTGCCCAAGAATTTCGTTATCCTTGTGTCCGCACGGGATCGCGCGCTGCAATTATCCAGCCTTCTTGCGGGGGACACGGGGCGGGTTGGCAATTCGCTGGATGAAACCCGCATCAAACGCGAAGGCATCACCGTGGTTGATGTTACCGGTTTTGATGGCGGTGACAGCATGAACCACATGACCGCCGTGACCGCACCCAGCCTTGTCGCCCTGCTCAAGGGTGTTGCCATGTCTGGCAAGAAGACCGCGGTCTTCGAGAATAGCAACGATGCCAATCTGCCTGGCACCCTCATCAACACCGCAACGCTGCCGCTCGATCTGGTGGTCAAGACCACACGAACGATTTTCGATCAATGA